Proteins found in one Amycolatopsis aidingensis genomic segment:
- the pcaG gene encoding protocatechuate 3,4-dioxygenase subunit alpha, producing MTANLGSTPSQTVGPFLSIGLPWTDGPAVTADEDTDAVWIRGVVSDGAGEPVPDALVETWQADQDGRFDHPDDPRGAVPGFRGFGRCPTEPDGSYAIRTVLPGAVPGQAPHIDVSVFARGLLNRVVTRIYFPEHADQHRTDPVLLGVPAQRRHTLIAVPTGDGYRFDVRLQGEDETVFFDV from the coding sequence GTGACCGCCAATCTCGGGAGCACTCCTTCGCAGACGGTGGGGCCGTTCCTTTCCATCGGCCTACCGTGGACGGACGGCCCCGCGGTGACCGCGGACGAGGACACCGACGCGGTGTGGATCCGCGGGGTGGTCTCCGACGGCGCGGGCGAGCCGGTGCCGGACGCGCTGGTGGAGACCTGGCAGGCCGATCAGGACGGGCGCTTCGATCACCCGGACGACCCGCGCGGGGCGGTGCCGGGGTTCCGCGGCTTCGGCCGCTGCCCGACCGAGCCGGATGGCAGCTACGCCATCCGCACCGTGCTGCCGGGGGCGGTGCCGGGACAGGCCCCGCATATCGATGTCTCGGTGTTCGCCCGTGGCCTGCTGAACCGGGTGGTGACCAGGATCTACTTCCCGGAACACGCGGATCAGCATCGCACCGATCCGGTGCTGCTCGGTGTTCCGGCGCAGCGCAGGCACACCCTGATCGCCGTGCCCACCGGGGACGGCTACCGGTTCGACGTGCGGTTGCAGGGCGAGGACGAAACGGTCTTCTTCGATGTCTGA
- the pcaD gene encoding 3-oxoadipate enol-lactonase, with the protein MSERPSPAPSGPVAVHHRAEGPPQGEVVVLSGSLGSDLRMWEPQVQPLVAAGYRVVRYDHRGHGGSPVPPGPYSIADLGGDLLALLDRIGAERAHLAGISLGGMTGMWLAAHAPARVSSLVLCCTSARLGPPRMWAERAATVRERGTGAVAEAVVARWVTEAHARAHPERMAFLREMVAATPAEGYASCCAAIERMDLLAELPAITAPTLVLAGEQDPATPPEHAELIAREVPGARLALVPGAAHLGTLEQQERFTELIVEHLKGAS; encoded by the coding sequence ATGTCTGAGCGCCCGTCTCCCGCGCCGTCCGGCCCGGTCGCGGTGCACCACCGCGCCGAAGGCCCGCCGCAGGGCGAGGTGGTGGTGCTGAGCGGGTCACTGGGCAGCGACCTGCGGATGTGGGAACCACAGGTACAGCCGCTGGTGGCGGCCGGGTACCGGGTGGTGCGCTACGACCATCGCGGGCACGGCGGCTCCCCGGTCCCGCCCGGCCCGTACTCCATCGCCGACCTCGGCGGGGACCTGCTCGCGCTGCTGGACCGGATCGGCGCCGAACGCGCCCACCTTGCCGGGATCTCGCTGGGCGGCATGACCGGGATGTGGCTGGCCGCGCATGCCCCTGCCAGGGTGTCCTCGCTGGTCCTGTGCTGCACCTCGGCCCGGCTCGGCCCGCCACGGATGTGGGCCGAACGCGCCGCAACGGTGCGGGAACGCGGCACCGGCGCGGTGGCCGAGGCCGTGGTCGCGCGCTGGGTCACCGAGGCCCATGCCCGCGCGCACCCGGAGCGGATGGCCTTCCTGCGGGAGATGGTGGCGGCCACACCCGCCGAGGGCTACGCCTCCTGCTGCGCCGCGATCGAGCGGATGGACCTGCTTGCGGAGTTGCCCGCGATCACGGCCCCGACGCTGGTGCTCGCGGGGGAACAGGACCCGGCCACGCCACCGGAGCACGCCGAGCTGATCGCGCGGGAGGTGCCAGGAGCCCGGCTCGCCCTGGTTCCCGGCGCCGCCCACCTCGGCACGCTGGAGCAGCAGGAGCGTTTCACCGAGCTGATCGTCGAGCATCTCAAGGGAGCGAGCTGA
- the pcaC gene encoding 4-carboxymuconolactone decarboxylase, with the protein MTDRHQAGMNVRREVLGDEHVDRALAGTTEFTAPFQEYITQAAWGSVWTRPGLDRRTRSCITLALLTALRCEDELAMHVRAAVQNGLSPEEIAEVLLHTAVYAGVPAANSAFGVANRTLGELGEPAARRREPEQDPG; encoded by the coding sequence GTGACGGACCGCCACCAGGCCGGGATGAACGTGCGCCGCGAGGTCCTCGGTGATGAGCATGTGGACCGTGCCCTCGCGGGCACCACCGAGTTCACCGCGCCGTTCCAGGAGTACATCACGCAGGCCGCCTGGGGTTCGGTGTGGACCCGGCCGGGGCTGGACCGGCGCACCCGCAGCTGTATCACCCTTGCCCTGCTCACCGCGTTGCGCTGCGAGGACGAGCTCGCGATGCACGTGCGGGCGGCTGTGCAGAATGGACTGAGCCCCGAGGAGATCGCCGAGGTGCTGCTGCACACCGCCGTGTACGCGGGTGTGCCGGCCGCGAACAGTGCCTTCGGCGTGGCCAACCGGACGCTGGGCGAGCTGGGTGAACCGGCCGCGCGCCGTCGCGAGCCCGAGCAGGACCCCGGCTAG
- a CDS encoding IclR family transcriptional regulator, translating to MDEEEQDPDIAAARGAHHVQSLERGLAVIRAFNAGSPQLTLSEVARSTGLTRAAARRFLLTLADLGYVRTDGKHFSLTARVLELGYAYLSSLSLPEVAQPHLERLSAEVHESCSVSVLEGTDIVYVARVAVSRIMAVTINVGTRFPAHATSMGHVLLAGLPEPELARYLEQARLDRLTSHTLTSAPALRAELARVREQGWALVDQELEEGLRSVAAPVRDRGGQVVAAVNVSTHAGRTSPETLRGDTLPALLDTCKLIEADLAVTMAAQASR from the coding sequence ATGGACGAGGAGGAGCAGGACCCCGACATCGCCGCGGCCCGCGGCGCACACCACGTGCAGTCGCTCGAGCGGGGACTTGCGGTCATCCGGGCGTTCAACGCGGGCTCCCCGCAGCTCACCCTGAGTGAGGTGGCCAGGTCGACCGGCCTCACCAGGGCGGCCGCCCGCCGGTTCCTGCTCACCCTCGCCGACCTTGGCTACGTCCGCACCGACGGGAAGCACTTCTCGCTGACCGCGCGGGTGCTCGAGCTCGGCTACGCATACCTGTCCAGCCTCTCCCTGCCCGAGGTGGCCCAGCCGCACCTGGAACGGCTCTCCGCCGAGGTGCACGAGTCCTGCTCCGTCTCGGTGCTGGAGGGCACCGACATCGTCTACGTTGCCAGGGTCGCGGTGTCCCGGATCATGGCCGTCACCATCAACGTGGGCACCCGCTTCCCGGCACATGCCACCTCGATGGGGCATGTGCTGCTGGCAGGCCTTCCGGAACCCGAGCTGGCCCGGTACCTCGAGCAGGCCCGGCTGGACCGGCTCACCTCGCACACGCTGACCTCGGCCCCGGCGCTGCGTGCCGAGCTGGCCAGGGTGCGCGAGCAGGGATGGGCGCTGGTCGACCAGGAGCTGGAGGAGGGGCTGCGCTCGGTGGCCGCACCGGTGCGCGACCGCGGCGGGCAGGTGGTCGCCGCGGTGAACGTGTCCACCCACGCCGGTCGTACCTCGCCGGAGACGCTGCGCGGCGACACGCTGCCCGCACTGCTGGACACCTGCAAGCTGATCGAGGCCGACCTGGCGGTCACCATGGCGGCCCAGGCGAGCCGATGA
- a CDS encoding nucleotidyltransferase family protein, with the protein MRVAGLLLAAGQGRRFGGPKALAEVDGEPFVLRALRTLTGGGCDPVHVVLGARAEAVRELLPATAVAVHAPDWGSGMGASLRAGLGSFDGLAQPPEAVLVHLVDLPWVPAGVVARLAGYAGPSAVARACYRGSPGHPVLLGRRWWAEVAAEAEGDRGARDWLATRPDLRLVECADLGSGTDVDTRADLGVVE; encoded by the coding sequence ATGAGGGTGGCCGGCCTGCTGCTGGCCGCGGGCCAGGGGCGGCGGTTCGGTGGCCCGAAGGCACTGGCCGAGGTGGACGGCGAGCCGTTCGTGCTGCGTGCCCTGCGCACGCTCACCGGGGGCGGCTGCGATCCCGTGCACGTGGTGCTCGGCGCGCGGGCGGAGGCCGTGCGGGAGCTGCTGCCCGCTACGGCGGTCGCGGTGCACGCCCCGGACTGGGGCAGCGGGATGGGTGCCTCGTTGCGTGCCGGGCTGGGCTCGTTCGACGGCCTGGCCCAGCCGCCAGAGGCGGTGCTGGTGCATCTGGTCGACCTGCCGTGGGTCCCGGCCGGGGTGGTGGCAAGGCTGGCCGGGTACGCCGGACCCTCGGCCGTGGCCAGGGCCTGCTACCGGGGCAGCCCCGGCCACCCTGTGCTGCTGGGACGCCGCTGGTGGGCCGAGGTCGCCGCGGAGGCGGAAGGCGACCGCGGGGCGCGGGACTGGCTGGCCACCCGGCCGGACCTGCGCCTGGTGGAATGCGCGGACCTCGGCAGCGGCACCGATGTGGACACGCGGGCCGATCTTGGCGTCGTAGAGTGA